The proteins below are encoded in one region of Maribacter aestuarii:
- a CDS encoding methyltransferase domain-containing protein, whose product MNNEKTYILGADAEELFRLGVQHQVWAEEAQHGWRLANFKAGQTLLDLGCGPGYCTKELAFLAGAEGKVIGIDKSKKYIQFLDGVAKQYNLNIETIHADFDNMKLQQSSLDGMYCRWALAWIPNPEEVLKKVVDALKPKGKMVLHEYYDWGVLQTEPPKKALAHGIAMALKSFKDSPNEIDIGKFLPAILERIGMKVIGLRPMMKIATPQNGIWQWPKTFFQSYFPRLVPQGYLTPEQVTDALTDLEALENTTGASIATCLMVEIIAEKI is encoded by the coding sequence TTGAACAACGAAAAAACGTACATTTTAGGAGCGGATGCAGAGGAACTTTTTAGATTGGGCGTTCAACACCAAGTATGGGCGGAAGAAGCCCAGCACGGATGGCGCTTAGCCAATTTTAAAGCCGGGCAAACACTACTTGACCTAGGATGTGGCCCGGGCTACTGCACCAAAGAACTTGCTTTTCTTGCCGGTGCTGAGGGTAAGGTTATAGGAATAGATAAATCAAAAAAATATATACAGTTCCTTGATGGTGTAGCAAAACAATACAATTTAAATATCGAAACCATTCATGCAGACTTTGATAACATGAAACTACAACAGTCCAGCCTGGATGGTATGTATTGCAGATGGGCCCTGGCTTGGATTCCGAACCCCGAGGAGGTTTTGAAAAAAGTAGTTGATGCCCTAAAGCCAAAAGGCAAGATGGTACTTCACGAATATTATGATTGGGGCGTTTTGCAAACAGAACCTCCAAAAAAGGCACTTGCCCATGGCATAGCAATGGCTCTTAAAAGTTTTAAAGATTCTCCAAACGAAATCGACATTGGAAAATTCCTTCCGGCAATATTGGAGCGAATTGGCATGAAAGTCATAGGATTGCGCCCTATGATGAAAATAGCTACCCCGCAAAACGGTATTTGGCAATGGCCCAAAACATTTTTCCAAAGTTACTTTCCAAGACTTGTTCCCCAAGGCTATCTTACTCCTGAACAAGTTACTGATGCGCTCACTGATTTAGAAGCATTGGAAAATACGACTGGAGCGTCCATTGCAACTTGCTTGATGGTTGAAATCATTGCCGAGAAAATTTGA
- a CDS encoding c-type cytochrome yields the protein MHHTKFQFALITFFSLFLFACNNEDANKETGEKDITFNVPDGFLLEELYNPSAYEQGSWVALAQGPKQTLFACDQYGKIYEFRIPKEGKTLKKSDIKPLDLDVGSAHGLLWAFNSLYVAVNKRWDEDIPDSQENGSGIYRLTDSDNDGKLDTVKMLLKLEGEGEHGPHSFALGPNGEEIYFIAGNHTLIPETVLKNSRLPTNWGEDNLFEPYLDARGHANDIKAPGGWVCKFNPDGTNWELISAGYRNAFDIAFNEDGELFAYDADMEWDIGMPWYRPTRICHVTSGSEYGWRTGSGKWPEYYPDALPAVHNLEQGSPTAVLSGATLNFPNKYANGLLIMDWSFGTVYFIDLKPNGSSYTAEREEFLSGTPLPLTDMVAGTDGNLYFATGGRRIDSHLYRLSYNGNPETKTEETLSTAENSLRQLRRTIEKYHTEQSSEGVALAWENLNHNDRFIRYASRVALENQPLEQWLPLFYNEKDSRKIIEASIGLAHQGNPNIKSKVLDKLGTIKFETLTSEQQLNLLRSYELQFIRQGAPDERQRLAIANKLKQHFPHRDSKMNRELGQLLLYLKSDGITEGLVELLKKYTEEKNNDPSAYLAEETTLRSEQYGPLIREIIAKMPPSEAIFYGVILSHADSGWTKETRETYFQWFYDVLNAKGGLSFKPGMENIRLAAMENVPEEDREYFQELSGVYSPTTAIAEIPQPVGPGGQYGGKEIGDMLWGDALSDVEVDFAGGERAYQAGMCILCHRMRGEGGAAGPDLTQAHTKFNNYEMIFAVYSPNDEISDQYANTLFHMEDGKKISGRIKKETDDSITLMPNPFNEGYTVELLKDKVLKRELSPLSPMPSGLLNRLNPKEIKNLFAYIQAGGDANHEVYQQDKEQ from the coding sequence TTATTCGCTTGCGACCAGTATGGAAAAATATATGAGTTCCGCATACCAAAAGAGGGAAAGACACTAAAAAAATCGGATATAAAGCCACTTGATCTGGATGTGGGTTCTGCCCATGGGCTATTATGGGCTTTTAATAGCTTATACGTTGCCGTAAACAAAAGATGGGATGAAGACATTCCCGACTCCCAAGAAAATGGCAGCGGAATTTATCGGCTTACGGATTCCGATAACGACGGAAAACTGGATACGGTAAAAATGCTTCTTAAATTAGAGGGGGAAGGAGAACACGGACCACATAGTTTTGCATTAGGACCAAATGGTGAAGAAATTTATTTTATCGCCGGAAATCATACGTTAATTCCCGAAACAGTTCTAAAAAATAGCCGCCTCCCTACCAATTGGGGTGAGGACAATCTATTCGAACCCTATCTTGACGCCAGAGGGCATGCCAATGATATAAAAGCGCCCGGTGGTTGGGTTTGTAAGTTTAATCCGGACGGCACAAATTGGGAATTAATTTCAGCTGGCTATCGAAACGCTTTCGATATCGCCTTCAATGAAGACGGGGAACTTTTTGCCTATGATGCGGATATGGAATGGGATATTGGTATGCCATGGTATCGCCCTACAAGAATATGCCATGTGACTAGCGGAAGTGAATATGGGTGGCGAACCGGATCGGGCAAGTGGCCAGAATATTATCCAGATGCCTTACCGGCTGTTCATAATTTAGAACAAGGTTCGCCCACTGCGGTACTCTCTGGAGCTACTTTGAATTTTCCGAACAAATATGCCAATGGACTTTTAATCATGGATTGGAGTTTTGGTACCGTTTATTTTATCGATTTAAAACCAAACGGCAGTAGTTATACTGCCGAGCGTGAGGAATTCTTATCGGGTACTCCCCTACCCTTGACCGATATGGTCGCTGGAACGGATGGCAATCTTTATTTTGCTACGGGCGGACGGCGCATAGATTCTCATTTGTATCGATTGAGTTATAACGGAAATCCAGAAACGAAAACGGAAGAAACCTTAAGTACGGCCGAGAACAGTTTAAGACAACTTAGACGCACCATTGAAAAATACCATACAGAACAATCATCAGAAGGTGTTGCCTTGGCGTGGGAGAATTTAAACCATAATGATAGGTTTATTCGCTATGCCTCTCGAGTGGCACTAGAAAATCAACCATTGGAACAGTGGTTGCCCCTATTCTATAACGAGAAAGATTCTAGAAAAATCATTGAGGCCAGTATTGGTTTGGCGCATCAAGGAAATCCCAACATTAAATCTAAGGTATTGGACAAGTTAGGGACTATCAAGTTTGAGACACTTACTTCTGAACAACAGTTAAATCTTCTACGGAGTTACGAACTTCAGTTCATCAGACAAGGAGCACCTGACGAGAGACAACGTCTGGCGATAGCAAATAAATTAAAACAGCATTTTCCGCATAGAGATTCCAAAATGAATCGTGAATTAGGTCAACTCCTGTTGTACTTAAAATCGGATGGTATAACTGAGGGCTTGGTAGAACTTCTCAAAAAATATACAGAAGAAAAAAATAATGACCCCAGCGCATACTTAGCTGAGGAAACTACGCTACGAAGCGAACAATACGGACCATTGATTCGTGAAATAATCGCTAAAATGCCTCCAAGCGAAGCCATATTCTATGGTGTAATACTGAGCCACGCCGATAGCGGTTGGACAAAAGAAACCCGTGAAACTTATTTTCAATGGTTCTACGATGTCCTAAATGCGAAGGGCGGATTGAGTTTCAAACCTGGAATGGAGAACATTCGATTGGCGGCCATGGAAAATGTTCCAGAGGAGGACAGGGAATACTTTCAAGAACTTTCCGGGGTTTATTCCCCTACCACGGCAATAGCTGAAATTCCACAACCTGTAGGACCCGGCGGTCAATACGGTGGTAAGGAAATTGGTGATATGCTTTGGGGAGATGCCCTCTCGGATGTTGAAGTTGATTTTGCAGGTGGCGAGCGAGCGTACCAAGCCGGTATGTGCATCCTCTGCCATCGTATGCGCGGAGAAGGGGGAGCAGCCGGTCCCGATTTAACCCAAGCCCATACCAAATTCAATAATTATGAGATGATTTTTGCCGTTTACAGCCCCAATGACGAAATATCGGACCAATATGCCAACACCCTGTTTCATATGGAAGATGGCAAGAAAATATCAGGACGCATTAAAAAAGAAACGGATGATTCAATAACGCTTATGCCCAACCCATTTAATGAGGGTTATACGGTAGAACTTCTAAAGGATAAAGTCTTGAAACGAGAATTATCTCCATTATCCCCGATGCCTTCAGGACTATTAAATCGATTAAATCCAAAGGAAATCAAAAATCTGTTTGCCTACATACAAGCGGGCGGGGATGCAAATCATGAAGTCTATCAACAAGATAAAGAACAATAA
- a CDS encoding VPS10 domain-containing protein, whose amino-acid sequence MKSYFQILFVATLTCSYFSTFAQKNTTTDSPIDKSFYEGLEWRNIGPNRGGRSLGCAGSPSRPNEYYFGATGGGLWKTVDGGTEWSPVTDGQITSSSVGAVAVAETNPDIVYIGMGEVQLRGSITQGDGVYKTEDGGKTWRHLGLKETQAVARIRIHPTNPDLVYVAALGHPYGDNEERGVFRSKDGGSSWEKVLYVSPKAGAVDLIIDRNNPDVLYATTWEVQRKAWKMWGGGGDSKLWKSTDGGNTWTDLTSNEGMPAPPVGKIGVTVSPADSNRVWAIMEANEGGVFRSDDGGKTWERTNDERKLRQRAFYYSRIYADPLDKETVYCLNTGLYKSTDGGKTFDTTIKVPHGDNHDLWIDPNNPERMINSNDGGGNVSINGGKSWTEQDYTTTQFYHVMTTSDVPYHVAGAQQDNSTLAMPSDGWEHMQARGPNHGWYYAVGGGESGWITQHPEKKDIFYAGSQGALLTRYDRSNGQIRDIQVYPRFFSGEPASALPERWQWTFPIMFAPQDSNVMYTCSQHVWKTTDDGQSWEKISPDLTYADPETLGKTGGIITMDMNGPEIYATVFALAPSFHDINTIWAGSDDGKIHITRDGGKKWQDITPKDLPKFSRVSIIHESKHRPGTLFVAANRYQVDDRKPYVFKTHDYGKTWTKIINGIEDGHFARAVREDHEREGLLFLATEHGVYFSMNDGALWQSLQLELPDTPIRDLVVKDNDVVLGSHGRGFWILDDIQPIRQYTDEMKNESAVLFQPADPIRGINDAKIQYYLKEQADSITFEILDANDMLINTFTGSKPKYEKDPDAPWWETGGSSKPTTAAGINNFTWDLRYPGATEFDGMIIWSARPQRGPKAPLGTYKVRMKTKDYEKTFPFNIHIDPNLKGITKEHLDEQFELANKIMQKTTAANNAVIQIRQIKKTIDSAKSKIPSEAYKKSIAPFLEKISGIEEELYQVKNQSGQDPLNFPIKLNNRLASLRRSVENGDARPTDGAYKVFNELSTELALHLGNLNTVMTEQLPQVNTALKNAEIEEIEAPE is encoded by the coding sequence ATGAAGTCCTATTTTCAAATACTGTTCGTTGCCACCTTAACGTGCAGTTACTTTTCAACCTTTGCTCAAAAAAATACAACTACGGATTCCCCCATTGACAAAAGCTTTTATGAAGGTTTGGAATGGCGAAATATAGGTCCGAATAGGGGTGGCCGTTCCTTAGGGTGTGCAGGAAGCCCCAGTAGACCGAACGAATATTATTTTGGAGCAACGGGAGGAGGCCTTTGGAAAACTGTTGACGGTGGTACGGAGTGGTCACCGGTTACCGATGGACAAATAACCAGTTCTTCTGTTGGCGCTGTTGCCGTGGCAGAAACCAATCCGGATATTGTTTATATCGGTATGGGCGAGGTACAATTGCGCGGAAGCATAACCCAAGGTGATGGTGTATACAAAACCGAGGACGGAGGAAAAACCTGGCGCCACTTAGGATTAAAAGAAACTCAGGCCGTAGCACGTATTCGCATACATCCAACTAATCCGGATTTAGTGTACGTCGCAGCTTTAGGCCACCCTTACGGGGACAATGAAGAAAGAGGTGTTTTTCGTTCCAAGGACGGTGGTAGTTCTTGGGAAAAAGTCCTCTATGTTAGCCCCAAGGCAGGTGCTGTGGATTTAATCATTGACCGTAATAATCCCGATGTTTTATATGCCACCACTTGGGAAGTACAACGAAAAGCATGGAAAATGTGGGGCGGTGGCGGCGACTCCAAATTATGGAAATCCACGGATGGTGGGAATACTTGGACCGATTTAACAAGCAATGAAGGTATGCCCGCACCACCGGTAGGCAAAATTGGGGTTACCGTTTCCCCGGCAGATTCCAATCGTGTTTGGGCCATTATGGAGGCCAATGAAGGTGGGGTTTTTCGTTCTGATGATGGTGGTAAGACCTGGGAACGTACCAATGACGAACGCAAACTAAGACAGCGCGCTTTTTATTACTCCAGAATTTATGCGGATCCTTTGGACAAGGAAACCGTATATTGTTTGAATACAGGCCTGTACAAATCTACGGATGGAGGTAAAACCTTTGATACCACCATCAAAGTTCCCCATGGAGATAATCATGATTTGTGGATAGACCCCAATAATCCGGAGCGGATGATCAATTCGAATGATGGCGGGGGTAATGTAAGTATTAACGGAGGCAAAAGCTGGACAGAACAAGATTATACCACAACACAATTTTATCATGTGATGACCACCAGCGATGTGCCCTATCATGTAGCGGGTGCTCAACAGGACAATAGCACTTTGGCCATGCCAAGCGATGGTTGGGAACATATGCAGGCCAGAGGCCCAAATCACGGATGGTACTATGCAGTAGGCGGGGGCGAGAGTGGATGGATCACGCAACATCCGGAGAAAAAAGATATTTTTTATGCTGGAAGCCAAGGCGCTCTTCTAACCCGATATGATCGTAGTAACGGACAGATAAGGGATATTCAAGTATATCCTAGATTCTTCTCTGGCGAACCTGCGAGCGCACTTCCCGAAAGGTGGCAATGGACGTTTCCTATCATGTTCGCTCCGCAAGATTCAAATGTCATGTACACCTGTTCACAGCACGTTTGGAAAACAACGGACGATGGGCAATCATGGGAAAAAATAAGTCCGGATTTAACTTATGCCGACCCTGAGACTTTGGGTAAGACCGGTGGTATTATAACCATGGATATGAACGGACCCGAAATATATGCTACGGTTTTCGCATTGGCGCCCTCGTTTCATGATATCAATACTATATGGGCAGGTTCGGATGACGGGAAAATTCATATCACTCGGGACGGCGGAAAAAAATGGCAGGACATTACTCCAAAAGATTTACCCAAATTCTCCAGGGTAAGTATTATTCACGAATCCAAACACAGACCAGGAACCTTGTTCGTTGCAGCAAATAGATATCAGGTTGATGATCGGAAACCTTATGTTTTTAAAACCCATGATTACGGGAAGACGTGGACCAAAATCATCAACGGAATAGAAGATGGTCATTTTGCTAGGGCCGTTCGGGAAGATCATGAAAGAGAAGGTTTATTATTTTTGGCTACCGAGCATGGCGTTTATTTCTCCATGAATGACGGTGCGCTTTGGCAAAGCCTTCAGCTAGAGCTCCCGGATACTCCAATACGCGACCTTGTTGTAAAAGATAATGATGTGGTACTGGGTTCTCACGGTAGGGGATTTTGGATTTTAGATGACATTCAGCCCATACGGCAATATACCGACGAAATGAAAAATGAATCGGCGGTTTTATTCCAACCTGCCGATCCCATACGAGGAATTAATGACGCAAAAATTCAATATTATCTGAAGGAACAGGCGGATAGTATAACCTTTGAGATTTTGGACGCCAATGACATGCTTATCAATACGTTCACCGGCAGCAAACCAAAGTATGAAAAAGACCCGGATGCGCCTTGGTGGGAAACAGGTGGCTCTTCCAAACCGACAACCGCTGCTGGAATCAATAACTTCACCTGGGACCTGAGGTATCCTGGGGCAACGGAATTTGATGGAATGATTATTTGGAGCGCTCGTCCACAACGTGGGCCAAAGGCACCTTTAGGCACTTATAAAGTAAGGATGAAAACCAAAGATTACGAAAAGACATTTCCATTCAATATTCATATCGACCCAAACCTAAAAGGAATTACAAAAGAACATCTGGATGAGCAATTCGAATTGGCCAATAAGATAATGCAGAAGACTACGGCAGCCAATAATGCTGTCATACAAATACGACAGATCAAGAAAACTATTGATAGTGCCAAATCCAAGATTCCTAGTGAGGCTTATAAAAAAAGTATAGCTCCTTTTCTTGAGAAAATTTCCGGCATAGAAGAAGAGCTTTACCAGGTAAAGAACCAATCCGGACAAGATCCGTTGAATTTCCCGATTAAACTGAACAACCGTCTGGCTTCATTACGGCGGAGTGTGGAAAATGGAGATGCCAGACCAACGGACGGGGCATATAAAGTTTTTAATGAACTATCCACAGAATTAGCATTACACTTGGGTAATCTAAATACCGTAATGACAGAGCAATTACCACAAGTCAATACCGCGCTAAAGAATGCAGAAATCGAAGAAATTGAAGCGCCAGAATAA